A region from the Bactrocera dorsalis isolate Fly_Bdor chromosome 1, ASM2337382v1, whole genome shotgun sequence genome encodes:
- the LOC125775321 gene encoding zinc finger protein weckle-like, whose amino-acid sequence MSVIELNKKYPLVRDENNTFFEEWKRWCRLCAKAEVQCINALTGHYTQSTLASDNYNSLNILAAIDEFFHVQIKEDEKLSPFVCTECFDVVTSFVKFNDNVKKVQQLYHELLHSDDKTKLNLPALYARYGLCREETILTQTSSSKVPVEEIFIADSPVPKCANLSIQIKNERCDEFPAEEFINEFEKKEEFQDPFGEEEEFTDLKTRAPVNDDDNSRSEDFNLPMDTEDTDDEDEEVCTKNKINNDSVESEDSTDIAKETAHTCGICLMSFHRRCNYSVHVKKKHSKHLCRHCPSLFDSKPVLKEHMKDHRQLFPCPHCDRKFVTKEYVSQHIKFIHDDERPFICETCGDAVRTKGQLKEHMLTHTDYSPFECKECGKCFKQKQRLKRHMQIHGDKHICTECGKQLSTRATLNSHLLVHSDKMPHKCDYCGRLFKRAKTLKNHLIAHTGLRPYSCDFCDKTFSTGPSCRFHKKTMHPVELAALEASGVKTYTKNIPNLDVLKAVSRTAENLTPLASKQNGYATFDRKKEPPKEDVEAKPNETVMAVDA is encoded by the exons ATGTCGGTTattgaattgaataaaaaatatcccTTGGTTCGTGATGAAAACAACACTTTCTTTGAGGAATGGAAACGCTGGTGTCGGCTTTGTGCAAAAGCTGAAGTGCAATGTATTAATGCATTAACAGGACACTATACGCAATCCACACTCGCAAGTGACAATTACAACTCGTTAAACATACTTGCTGCTATAGATGAATTTTTTCACGTTCAG attaaggAAGATGAGAAGCTCTCACCTTTTGTTTGTACTGAGTGTTTCGATGTGGTAACAtcatttgttaaatttaatgataACGTTAAAAAGGTTCAGCAATTGTACCATGAGCTTTTGCATAGCGATGATAAGACCAAACTCAATTTGCCAGCTTTATATGCTAGGTATGGTCTATGCAGAGAAGAGACTATTTTGACACAAACCAGTAGTAGCAAAGTGCCAGTGGAAGAAATTTTCATTGCTGATTCGCCCGTGCCAAAGTGTGCTAATTTATcgattcaaataaaaaatgaaagatgTGATGAATTTCCGGCAGAAGAGTTTATTAACGAGTTCGAGAAAAAGGAAGAATTTCAAGACCCATTCGGGGAAGAGGAAGAATTCACAGATTTGAAAACCCGTGCTCCTGTAAATGACGACGATAATAGCAGAAGTGAAGATTTCAATTTGCCGATGGATACTGAAGATACTGATGATGAAGACGAAGAAGtttgtacaaaaaataaaattaataatgacaGTGTAGAGTCAGAAGATTCTACTGACATAGCCAAAGAAACGGCACATACTTGTGGTATTTGTTTAATGAGTTTTCATCGTAGATGTAACTATTCGGTACACGTAAAGAAAAAGCATAGTAAACACTTATGCCGGCATTGTCCAAGCTTATTTGATAGTAAACCAGTTTTAAAGGAACATATGAAAGACCATCGACAATTATTCCCCTGCCCACATTGCGATCGCAAATTCGTAACAAAGGAATACGTATCGCAACACATAAAGTTTATACATGATGACGAGCGTCCATTTATTTGCGAAACATGCGGTGATGCCGTCCGCACGAAGGGACAACTCAAAGAACACATGTTGACACACACGGACTATTCGCCCTTTGAATGCAAAGAATGTGGAAAATGCTTTAAGCAAAAACAACGTTTGAAg AGACACATGCAGATACATGGTGACAAACATATTTGTACAGAATGCGGCAAACAACTGAGCACGCGCGCTACACTAAATAGTCACCTACTCGTGCATTCGGACAAGATGCCACATAAATGTGATTATTGTGGACGACTTTTCAAACGTgctaaaacgcttaaaaatcATCTAATTGCACATACTGGCCTTCGACCTTATTCATGCGACTTTTGTGACAAAACATTTTCGACAGGACCAAGTTGtcgttttcacaaaaaaactaTGCATCCAGTTGAATTGGCTGCTCTAGAGGCGTCAGGCGTgaaaacatatacaaaaaatataccaaatttaGATGTGTTAAAGGCCGT ATCGCGAACTGCGGAAAACCTCACGCCTCTGGCATCCAAACAAAATGGTTATGCAACATTTGACAGAAAAAAAGAACCGCCTAAAGAGGATGTAGAAGCTAAACCAAACGAAACAGTTATGGCAGTCGATGCATAA
- the LOC105222281 gene encoding zinc finger protein OZF, protein MDKNTIDDKPPLESIFIPAYPIIKAPFLPTKQQIFVESLPVICEPDIVIKTEDDDSEVKATKCEDGAVEASSTPPATTTASTFIDFDDTSSSSSSDDFDAVDNNYFDDEKYTSKTKTSEKGSTSPNKSVKKADGTEYVVTCKICTMGFQRMSNYKTHMKKKHKIELDEGTKRKKNKRLSTAERRMLEPKITCNICSMGFQRSSNYTSHMRKIHKIVGDATPFSCPNCPRKYEFEYELKRHMKKYIPLDERLIFPCPQCDRKFQTKVHVTRHIQFVHDNSRPFICEECGEAVHTRTILREHMLTHTDYSPFECKVCGKSFKRKQRLKRHMEIHGEKHICTVCGKELSSRCTLNKHLLVHTEDKAHKCEYCGRAFKLIKTLKVHLNIHTGEKRYECNFCDKVFSAPSTRRQHKKKKHPEKLLELEMLKTGKHIKSDGGSEDNSLTDNANENASTEAMDFSSSMNQPTTSSATYFKNPTTMRDYPLPDFRMLDFVGRMMLE, encoded by the exons atggataaaaacactATTGATGATAAACCTCCACTTGAATCCATTTTCATTCCGGCATATCCAATCATTAAGGCGCCGTTCTTACCAACTAAACAACAAATCTTTGTAGAAAGTTTACCTGTAATATGTGAGCCGGACATTGTGATTAAGACAGAAGATGATGATTCTGAAGTTAAAGCTACGAAATGTGAGGACGGTGCTGTTGAAGCATCATccacaccaccagcaacaacgaCTGCATCAACATTTATAGACTTCGATGATACAAGtagtagcagcagcagcgatGACTTCGATGCAGTTGACAATAATTACTTCGATGACGAAAAGTATACAAGTAAAACCAAAACCTCAGAAAAGGGAAGCACTAGCCCAAATAAATCTGTCAAGAAGGCGGATGGAACGGAATATGTAGTTACCTGTAAAATATGCACAATGGGATTTCAACGTATGAGCAATTATAAAACACATatgaaaaaaaagcataaaattgaGTTAGATGAAGGCacaaagagaaaaaagaataagCGTTTGTCGACCGCGGAAAGACGTATGCTGGAACCTAAGATTACATGTAACATCTGTTCAATGGGTTTCCAACGTAGTAGCAATTATACCAGTCACATGaggaaaatacataaaattgttGGTGATGCAACGCCGTTTAGTTGTCCAAATTGTCCACGTAAATATGAATTTGAATACGAGTTGAAGCGACACATGAAAAAATACATACCTTTGGATGAAAGGCTCATTTTTCCATGTCCCCAATGTGATCGGAAATTCCAAACAAAAGTTCATGTGACACGACACATTCAATTTGTTCACGACAATTCGCGTCCATTTATTTGTGAAGAATGTGGCGAAGCTGTGCACACTCGGACCATTTTACGCGAACATATGCTTACGCATACTGACTATTCACCATTTGAATGCAAAGTATGCGGAAAGAGCTTTAAACGGAAGCAACGACTAAAG AGACATATGGAAATTCATGGAGAAAAGCATATTTGTACCGTATGTGGCAAGGAGTTAAGTTCTCGATGTACACTTAATAAGCATTTACTGGTGCACACGGAAGATAAGGCTCACAAATGTGAATATTGTGGGCGAGCCTTCAAGcttattaaaactttaaaagtgcatttaaatatacacaccGGTGAAAAGAGATATGAATGTAATTTCTGCGACAAAGTTTTCTCGGCTCCATCTACTCGTCGtcaacacaaaaagaaaaagCATCCTGAGAAGCTACTTGAACTAGAGATGTTAAAAACAGGCAAACATATTAAAAGTGATGGGGGTAGTGAGGATAACTCATT AACGGACAATGCAAATGAAAATGCGAGTACTGAGGCAATGGATTTTTCATCAAGTATGAATCAACCAACCACCAGCTCGGCtacgtattttaaaaatcccACAACCATGAGAG ATTATCCTCTGCCAGACTTCAGAATGTTGGATTTTGTTGGTAGAATGATGTTGGAGTAA
- the LOC105222282 gene encoding zinc finger protein 493 yields MDFEWSIWCRFCAKSDIKNINIFSVEATKNNKTNMTSAIHKFFNIKFNHKEKLPQVVCADCLVVLKSLVKFSARVCKIQEMYKEILQSEEGTAIDIKFLFEKYEVDQDVSQLVSKLSTINNLPYAPSSANASPCNSAPILNTQASTFSDVILYEPHTDVLDSNHNTKNYCKDPLDEVCECESSGSSNSISTLEDELKKTDEKSKENTGDKKFTKLEGLSSENTPENNLIFPVKESRNEYKYICKHCPKRFQRFSSFRLHVKKRHGLIIPLEENTTFPCPNCDLTFHRKGLMTQHLKSVHADKTAFICEKCGEIMGSKDTLRDHMHTHSNFAPFECKVCGKCFKQKTRLMKHMDIHGAKHICVECGLQLSSRATLYSHSFVHSDVMPHKCDYCGRAFKRSKTLKNHLILHTGLKPYSCDFCEKSFSNGTSCRTHKKHVHPLEFAVQEASGEKPVKAKNIPTLSVLKAVTRTAKNLTPVAPKQSGNFSLGKRPKFDQKHIDKSKEVNEKEMTAV; encoded by the exons ATGGATTTTGAATGGAGTATCTGGTGTCGATTTTGTGCAAAAtctgatattaaaaatatcaacatATTTTCAGTTGAAGCAACGAAGAACAATAAAACTAATATGACTTCggcaattcataaattttttaatattaag TTCAACCACAAAGAAAAGCTTCCCCAAGTCGTGTGTGCTGATTGCCTTGTAGTGCTAAAATCTTTAGTAAAATTTTCTGCCCGTGTATGTAAGATACAAGAAATGTATAAGGAAATTCTGCAATCAGAAGAAGGTACTGCGATTGACATAAAGTTCTTATTTGAAAAGTATGAAGTAGATCAAGATGTCTCACAATTGGTTAgcaaattaagcacaataaataatttacccTACGCACCGTCAAGTGCAAATGCTAGTCCTTGTAATTCAGCACCAATATTAAACACGCAAGCATCAACATTCTCAGATGTAATACTTTATGAGCCGCACACCGATGTTTTAGATAGCAaccataatacaaaaaattactgCAAAGATCCATTAGACGAAGTTTGCGAATGCGAAAGTAGTGGATCATCAAATAGCATCTCCACCTTGGAGGATGAACTGAAAAAAACTGATGAAAAATCTAAAGAAAACACAGgcgataaaaaatttacaaaattggaAGGTTTGAGCAGTGAAAATACAcccgaaaataatttgatttttcccGTGAAGGAAAGCCgaaatgaatataaatacatttgtaagcaTTGCCCAAAACGATTTCAACGCTTCAGTAGCTTTAGATTACATGTAAAGAAAAGGCATGGGCTCATTATACCATTAGAGGAGAATACAACGTTTCCATGTCCTAACTGTGACTTAACATTTCACAGAAAAGGCTTAATGACCCAACACCTAAAATCTGTGCATGCTGATAAGACAGCTTTTATATGCGAGAAGTGCGGAGAAATTATGGGCAGTAAAGACACATTACGTGAccatatgcacacacactcaAATTTTGCTCCTTTCGAGTGTAAAGTGTGTGGTAAATGTTTTAAACAGAAAACTCGCTTAATG aaacacATGGATATACATGGAGCGAAGCATATTTGTGTTGAGTGTGGCTTACAATTGAGCTCTCGTGCTACACTCTATTCTCATTCGTTTGTACATTCTGATGTGATGCCACATAAGTGTGACTATTGTGGACGTGCCTTTAAACgttcaaaaacattaaaaaatcatCTTATTCTACACACTGGTCTGAAACCATATTCCTGCGATTTTTGCGAAAAGAGCTTTTCAAATGGAACTAGTTGTCGTACACACAAAAAACATGTACATCCGTTAGAATTTGCTGTTCAGGAGGCTTCCGGCGAAAAACCCGTTAAAGCGAAAAATATACCTACGTTGTCTGTCCTAAAAGcggt TACCCGAACAGCTAAGAACCTTACACCTGTAGCGCCGAAACAGAGTGGAAATTTTTCTTTAGGCAAGAGACCCAAATTCGATCAAAAGCACATAGATAAAAGTAAAGAAGTTAATGAAAAGGAGATGACTGCAGTCTAA
- the LOC105222283 gene encoding zinc finger protein weckle, whose translation MVGSKLPLKTTAAEARKESISPANDNMAWKRWCRLCAKEDDESHLCVFPEINEPGKLVDSSLATTIGKFFWVNIRPNDGLSNYVCIECHTLVSSLTQFTERVNKVQAMFCALQNTGPDSTMNLNEVKLQYGLLDMEFDHIIKHERNITKEVSSEKQSSDEDEFELVDEDNKEEFFELRENRERKSGENFSVELVKRGIKRKRQDVEPDEDGDNDGHNIISFGALLGESEDDTEEHFIIENMGTEEEELDDEELLRQLRGDDDEEDETEQLQNSKREKLEENLKSKKTDEISENLNEQEEEIEQDVDSEDGVGDAEKSAQVNKIDSSSGVRKKRRGRQPKYEESVERAKEEAESTDTNDNSQTSTSYKYECSICQKKYKNATSYRKHIMEKHNKEPDIPDFKCETCNKIYPTERQLQIHARSHLALEDKLDIPCPYCERKFTKVAVMRQHVQGFHENKKPYICDECGRSLRTLAALTEHKLVHTNDAPFECEVCQRAFKNKARLKVHLETHNDSSYICTECGLKLNTRRTLKMHMLVHSDAKRYKCDFCPAAFKRTKALKNHLILHTGMRPYKCNFCEKTFSNGSNCRSHKKKMHAQELAEEEAMGKKAEAVTVPKLEELRSSTNVVGNPRRVQRHQGGLPLHMRQLLIAAEERAKREQTTQQTNGTQSIADVEMNEEETQAHSTASTSQHEDDDETEYIELNEDLLRDDDDDEDEDDKEMIVYEIIAEI comes from the exons ATGGTTGGCTCCAAATTACCACTTAAGACAACAGCTGCAGAGGCGCGTAAAGAGTCCATTTCGCCAGCTAATGACAACATGGCTTGGAAACGTTGGTGTCGATTATGCGCTAAGGAAGATGATGAAAGTCATTTGTGTGTTTTTCCAGAAATAAATGAGCCTGGGAAATTGGTGGACAGCAGTTTGGCTACAACAATCGGAAAATTTTTCTGGGTTAAT aTTAGACCAAATGATGGACTATCGAATTATGTTTGTATTGAATGTCACACATTAGTATCGTCATTGACGCAATTTACAGAACGCGTTAACAAAGTGCAGGCCATGTTCTGCGCATTACAAAACACTGGCCCGGATAGCACAATGAACCTGAATGAAGTTAAATTGCAATACGGTTTACTGGATATGGAGTTTGATCATATTATAAAGCATGAGCGAAACATTACAAAGGAAGTCAGTAGTGAGAAACAATCGAGTGATGAAGACGAATTCGAACTGGTTGATGAAGATAATAAAGAAGAATTTTTTGAGCTACGAGAAAATAGAGAACGTAAATCGGGTGAAAATTTTTCCGTTGAACTTGTTAAACGCggaattaaaagaaaacgacAAGACGTTGAGCCTGATGAAGATGGAGATAATGATGGCCACAATATAATATCGTTTGGTGCATTGTTGGGGGAATCCGAAGATGACACAGAAGAGCATTTTATTATCGAAAATATGGGAACGGAAGAAGAGGAGCTTGATGATGAGGAGCTACTACGACAATTAAGAGGAGATGATGACGAAGAAGACGAAACTGAGCAGttgcaaaattcaaaaagagaaaaacttgaagaaaatttaaaaagtaaaaaaaccgACGAAATTTCGGAAAATCTTAATgaacaagaagaagaaatcGAACAAGATGTTGATTCCGAGGATGGTGTTGGTGATGCTGAGAAATCAGCGCAAGTAAATAAAATCGATTCAAGTAGTGGGGTGCGTAAGAAACGACGAGGACGTCAACCGAAGTATGAAGAAAGTGTGGAACGTGCAAAAGAGGAAGCTGAGTCAACGGATACAAATGATAATTCTCAAACATCCACATCCTACAAGTATGAGTGTAGCATATgtcaaaagaaatacaaaaatgcaACTTCCTATCGCAAACATATTATGGAAAAACATAACAAGGAACCAGATATACCAGATTTTAAATGTGAAACCTGCAATAAAATATATCCCACAGAACGTCAATTGCAAATACATGCGCGCTCACATCTCGCGCTGGAGGACAAACTCGATATACCGTGTCCATATTGTGAACGTAAATTCACCAAAGTGGCCGTGATGCGTCAACATGTGCAAGGATTTCATGAAAACAAGAAACCTTACATTTGTGACGAATGTGGGCGATCACTAAGAACGCTAGCAGCGTTAACTGAACACAAACTAGTGCATACCAATGATGCACCATTCGAATGTGAAGTGTGTCAGAGAGCTTTCAAGAATAAAGCGCGATTAAag GTACATTTAGAGACACACAATGACTCCTCATATATCTGCACAGAGTGTGGCCTTAAGTTGAACACACGGCGTACATTAAAAATGCACATGCTCGTGCATTCGGATGCGAAACGTTATAAGTGTGATTTTTGTCCCGCAGCATTTAAACGCACTAAAGCGTTGAAAAATCACTTAATTCTACACACAGGCATGCGACCGTACAAGTGTAATTTTTGTGAGAAAACCTTTTCGAATGGCTCCAATTGTCGTTCGCACAAAAAGAAAATGCATGCACAAGAGTTGGCTGAGGAAGAGGCAATGGGCAAAAAAGCCGAAGCTGTAACGGTGCCCAAATTAGAAGAGCTGCGTTCAAG TACCAATGTTGTTGGTAATCCGCGTAGGGTGCAACGACATCAAGGCGGTTTGCCGTTACACATGCGACAATTGTTAATCGCTGCCGAGGAGCGCGCAAAACGTGAACAAACCACGCAGCAGACGAATGGCACACAATCAATTGCTGATGTTGAAATGAATGAGGAAGAAACCCAAGCACATTCAACGGCTTCTACGTCACAACATGAAGATGACGACGAGACAGAGTATATTGAATTGAACGAGGATTTGCTGCgtgatgacgatgatgatgaagatgaGGATGATAAAGAAATGATTGTATATGAAATAATTGCTGAGATATAA